A window of Desulfatirhabdium butyrativorans DSM 18734 genomic DNA:
ATGGGAATGATGCCTTCCATGATGAAACAGATGATGGGGGAGTCTTGACCAAACTACCGGATGCGGGATGCGATGATCTCTCCGAATCCGACAAGTAAAGGAGTATAGAACGACATGCCATCTTATGATGTCAAACAAATTATGGTGGGCGGGCAACGAACCGGCATTATCGGCTTGGATGACGTGTTGAAGGATGTGGCGAGTGAATTTGTCGGCCGATCGGATGCCGAGATAGAAGCCGAACTGCTTGCCCGGCTTTCCAAGAAGAACTATATCTATGACAAAATCAAGGATCAGTATGCAAAAGCCTTTCTTCGGGAATACAAAAAATTTGTAGAAGAGCCGTTTGAAGAGGCCAAAAGCGATTGTATCCAGATCAAAATCCTCGGTCCCGGTTGCCCCAATTGTCGAAAGCTCGAGCAGGATGTCATGGCTTTGGTGGCGGAAAACCATATCCAGGCGGACATCGAGCATGTGACGGATCTGAAAGACATCGCAAGCTACGGGGTGATCGGATCACCGGCGCTGATCATCGATGGCATCGTGATGGCCGTAGGGAACATGCCGCAAAAATCCAAGCTCATGGAATGGCTGGTGAAGGCTGCAGGTGAGCGGAAATAAGGCGGCGCTGAGGGGGGCATACGATGAAGGATTTCAAAGCCATGTCTGCCAACGTCATTCAACAACTGCTTTCCCAGGCGGGTGTGAGCGTCAACGGCGAAAACCCCTGGGACCCACGGATTTACACCCCCCATGTGTACGACCGGATGTTGCGGGACCGAAACCTGGGCCTCGGCGAAGCTTACATGGACGGGTGGTGGGACTGTGAGCGGCTGGACCAATTCTTCTGCCGCATCCTCAACAGCGATATCGAAGCCAAAGTCACCAGCGATTTGCGGTATCTGATCCGCCTGCTGCCCGCCATCATCTTCAACCTGCAGTCCAGGGCTCGCTCCCGCATCATCGCCAGGCGGCATTACGATCTCGGAAACGATCTCTTCTTTTCCTTTCTGGATGGCTACCGCCAATACAGTTGCGCCTATTTTCAAGAAACGGACGATCTGGATCGGGCGCAACAGATCAAAATGGAGATGATCTGCCGGAAGCTCGACCTGAAGCCTTCAGACAAGGTATTGGATATCGGATGCGGATGGGGGGGATTGGCGAAGTATATGGCGGAGCGCTCGGGCTGCTCGGTTACCGGCGTGAACATTTCCAAAGAGCAGCTCGGCTATGCCCGGGAATTCTGCAGGGGGCTACCCATCACGTTTCTGGATTGTGATTACCGAGCCGTTACAGGCAGCTTCGATAAAATCGTATCCGTCGGCATGTTCGAGCATGTCGGCTGCAAGAATTACCGGACATTCATGCGGGTGGTTCGTCGCTGCCTGAAACCGGACGGCATCTTTCTGCTGCACACTATCGGGGGCAACATCTCCCAGACCAGTTGTGACCCCTGGATCGACCGCTACATCTTTCCCAACGGCATGCTGCCCAGCATCGCTCAGATCGCCAGGGCCTGCGAAGGGCTTTTCGTCATCGAGGACTGGCACAACCTGGGTCCTCACTATGACAAGACGCTCATGGCCTGGAACGCCAACTTTCAGCAAAATTGGCCGACGCTGCAATCGCGATACGACGAACGATTCCGGCGGATGTGGACGTATTACCTGCTTTCCTGCGCAGGTGCCTTCCGCGCCCGGAACATCCAGGTGTGGCAGATCGTCATGTCACCGGTCGGGGCAAGCCAGCCCGCCTGGATGACCGGGGGCCGATCCTGGTGAAAGATGCCTTCATCCGGTTTCTCTTCCGCCGGCGGAAAGACGGCATGCGGAAGCGCGCCGAGGCGGCGCATCCCATTGACGGAGCAGCCCCGGCTGCATCGTTGATGGCACCGGGGCTGCGGGAAAAGAGGAGCTGGCTGAGTTTTTCGTGGAGGAGTAATGCATTCAGGCACGGATATGTCTGCCCGAGCCTTCATCAGGATTTCGGATTGGCTTCAGGGCCCGAGAGCTTTTCGGTCTTTTCCGTCTCGACTTCTTTTCCGCTCTCTTCCATCGATTTCTTGAAGTTGCGGATGCCCTTGCCGAGTCCCTCGCCGATTTGCGGAAGTTTGCCCGGCCCGAAGATGATCATGACGATGACGAGAACCACGATCCAATGCCATATGGAAGTCATACCGAACATGGATTTTCTCCTTCTGTTGAATGTGTCGCTGACCCGAACGGCTCAATTGCCGGGGTGACCCAATAGACCTTTTTGGACTGTAGCACCAAGCGACTCAGGGATCAAATGTATAATCGTGCCTGGACGGAAAGCCCCTATTCGGAGCATCGCGCCGCCTGCAGGCAGGCACTTTTACAATACAGCGTGAAATCCTGCGGAACACAGGACAGCCGCCCGATCTTATACGGGTCCGGCGGCTTCAGACACGTTTTCGTTGCAGCCTCCAAAGGTATCCCCGTCTCGATTTTACCATGGGTTGTCATGTCCCCCGGTTAAATCCGCTCCCATTCGAAGCCGACGATGTTTCGGTCGGCGCTGCTGAATTCGACACCGATCAGAAAGATGGCATCGGCCTGGCCCCGATACCGCTCCCAGTAACGCATTTTCCAGATTTGCTCTAAGGCCTTGTTGTCGCTGCCATCGATTTCCACAACCTTGAACTCCAGGATGAACACCCGCCCCCCGAGCCGCACGGCCATGTCGATTCGGCCCTTGTTTGTCATCTGCTCGGCCGTGACATCGAGGCCCAGAGCCGTGAAATAGCAGTAAAAAATCGATGCATAATAGCCTTCGTATCTGGAGGACTCGTTCTTGCGGTACCACTCATAGGGGATCGACGCGAAAAAGGCGTGAAAGATGTCTCTGAGGCTGTCGATGTCTCCGGCCATCAGGGAATCGTACAGTTTGGTCTGATGTTCGACCTTGCCTGCCGGAAGCTGGGTCAGATGGTCGAGGAGGGTGTCCGTCAGACTGGATTTGACCTCCAGGTTGGGGTACATCAAATGGAACTTGATTTTGGTTCCGATCTGCAGCTTTTTGGCGATGGTGAGATAGCCGGTCTGGAACAGAATGGTTTCCAGGTGGATTCGGTCGAGATCGAAGGAAGAAAGCAGGCTCTCATAGGCTTCCACCCGTTCCAGATTGGGCATGGGGTAATGGTTTTGCGTGATGAGCTTGATCAGAAAGCTGGGGCTTCCGGTCTCGAACCAGTAGTTCCTGAAATCTCGATGCTTGAGGAAAAGCAGGATATCGAACGGATTGTAGACGCGATCTCCCAGGAAATTGTACCCGTCGTACCAAAGTCTGACCTGATCCATCTCTACACCTTCCATTCGATCTGCAAAGGTGTGGATCAGCTCCTCATGCGTATAGCCGCAAACGGTTGCGAAATCGGGATCAAGCGTGATGTCGTCCAAATTATTCAGGCCGCTGAAGAGCGAGACCTTGCTGAACTTGCTCACCCCCGTGATGAAAACGAATTTCAGGAATTCGTCGGAATCCTTGATGACCGAATAGAAATTCTTGAGTCCTTCGCGGATCTCGGCGGCCGTCTGCGGTTTGTCGATGTTGTCGAGGATGGGCTTGTCGTATTCATCGATCAGGATGACCACTTGTTGGTTGTATTTGTGGTTCAGCTTTTCGATGGTTTCCAGAAATCTGCTGCGCAATGCCTGACTGGTCAAAGAGAGCCCTTCCTGTTCCGCAATCCGGTTCAGGATGTCTTCAAACACGATCTCGAGCTCATGAACGTCTTTCATCACACCGCTTCCGAAGCTGATGTGAATGACCGGATACCGGGTGTCCCAATCCCAGTTGTTTTCCAGATACAGACCGGAAAACAATTCTTTCCTGGCGAAAAAGGCCTGCCTCAGGGTATCCAGAAACAGGGATTTCCCGAAGCGCCGGGGCCGGGAAAGAAAGTAATAGCCGCCTCCTTTGTTGACGAGCTCGGCCACCATGGCGGTCTTGTCGACGTAGTAGAAATTGCCTTGCCGCATTTTGACGAAGCTCTGAATGCCGATGGGTAGCTTTTTCATGGTGATGACCTCCATCATTCTGGAAATAGACGATGGGAACGGGTAATTGCTGGATAGGCCT
This region includes:
- the tatA gene encoding twin-arginine translocase TatA/TatE family subunit; the protein is MFGMTSIWHWIVVLVIVMIIFGPGKLPQIGEGLGKGIRNFKKSMEESGKEVETEKTEKLSGPEANPKS
- a CDS encoding ATP-binding protein, whose amino-acid sequence is MKKLPIGIQSFVKMRQGNFYYVDKTAMVAELVNKGGGYYFLSRPRRFGKSLFLDTLRQAFFARKELFSGLYLENNWDWDTRYPVIHISFGSGVMKDVHELEIVFEDILNRIAEQEGLSLTSQALRSRFLETIEKLNHKYNQQVVILIDEYDKPILDNIDKPQTAAEIREGLKNFYSVIKDSDEFLKFVFITGVSKFSKVSLFSGLNNLDDITLDPDFATVCGYTHEELIHTFADRMEGVEMDQVRLWYDGYNFLGDRVYNPFDILLFLKHRDFRNYWFETGSPSFLIKLITQNHYPMPNLERVEAYESLLSSFDLDRIHLETILFQTGYLTIAKKLQIGTKIKFHLMYPNLEVKSSLTDTLLDHLTQLPAGKVEHQTKLYDSLMAGDIDSLRDIFHAFFASIPYEWYRKNESSRYEGYYASIFYCYFTALGLDVTAEQMTNKGRIDMAVRLGGRVFILEFKVVEIDGSDNKALEQIWKMRYWERYRGQADAIFLIGVEFSSADRNIVGFEWERI
- the cfa gene encoding cyclopropane fatty acyl phospholipid synthase, translating into MKDFKAMSANVIQQLLSQAGVSVNGENPWDPRIYTPHVYDRMLRDRNLGLGEAYMDGWWDCERLDQFFCRILNSDIEAKVTSDLRYLIRLLPAIIFNLQSRARSRIIARRHYDLGNDLFFSFLDGYRQYSCAYFQETDDLDRAQQIKMEMICRKLDLKPSDKVLDIGCGWGGLAKYMAERSGCSVTGVNISKEQLGYAREFCRGLPITFLDCDYRAVTGSFDKIVSVGMFEHVGCKNYRTFMRVVRRCLKPDGIFLLHTIGGNISQTSCDPWIDRYIFPNGMLPSIAQIARACEGLFVIEDWHNLGPHYDKTLMAWNANFQQNWPTLQSRYDERFRRMWTYYLLSCAGAFRARNIQVWQIVMSPVGASQPAWMTGGRSW
- a CDS encoding thioredoxin family protein yields the protein MPSYDVKQIMVGGQRTGIIGLDDVLKDVASEFVGRSDAEIEAELLARLSKKNYIYDKIKDQYAKAFLREYKKFVEEPFEEAKSDCIQIKILGPGCPNCRKLEQDVMALVAENHIQADIEHVTDLKDIASYGVIGSPALIIDGIVMAVGNMPQKSKLMEWLVKAAGERK